The sequence TGTGCATGTTTTTTTGTACTTTTAATATCCCGATTTTCTCTTTCTCATACCAATTCACTTGAATAATGATACACGTTGGTAGGTAACAGTGCCCATTGGTGTCAACTTAACGTAAAACCCTTGTCAAAACTCGATTTTGGATTCACTCACTTACCATGACAATCCGCGTTACCCCACCCCGGCTTTGCTGGCGCAAAACCTCCCCTCCCCTTAGCAAGGGGAGGGGACGAAGGGGTGGGGTAAAACGCCTGGGGGACAAAGGTTTTAGCTTAAGTTGACACGTATGAACAGTGCCGTCGTGCCCCTACGAGAAATCTATCTGTATCAACTTTTTCGTGAATTGGTATTACTCTTCCCTAGCCCCTCATCCCTTTTCTTACTCGTCCCTCATCCCAAGAAAGCAATGCAACTATTATTTTCGCATCTACCAACTGTGAAAAGTACTTTTTTAACCGCGCTGTTAACCAGTTTGCAAGTACTTTTTCCTGTCAGTTCAACCTTAGCAACAGAAATCTGTCCTCCGGGAACAAAGCCAATAACTATCTATAGGAATAAGTCGAAGTTTCCTAATATTGATAGAAAGGGAAAAGCTAAAATTATTTGTGTCGCTACAGGTACAATTGGCGATACCGTTTTTAGTGACATCAATGCTAACCACCAGCAAGATGCAGAGGAACCGGGTATAGGTGGTGTCGATGTTTACTTAAGAGATTTGCATGACAATGTAATTAGCACTACTACCACTGACAGTAACGGTAAATATAGCTTTTCTGATTTGCTACCGGGTTCGTACACAGTTACTGTTCCCCATATCCCTGATGGATTCACCCCGACTCTGATTCCACCCCACCCGATTACTCTCACGGATGGACAGCATTTTGACCAAGCTGATTTTGGTTTCCGTCCTCCCAGCAATGGCTGGATTGGTGATACTGTGTTCCGCGATCGCAATGGTAATGGTATTCAAGACAACAACGAACCCGGTATTCCTGACGTCAAGGTAACTCTGACCCTTGCTGATGGTACTACTCGCAGCACCACTACCGATGGGAATGGTCTATATAGTTTCTCCCATTTACCCCCTGGAGCTTATCAGGTCGCTGCTGATGTCCCTCCTCGCCATGTCCTCACCACTGGGGTGAATCCTTTCCATATCAATCTTTTACCCAACCAACATCTAGATCATGCTGACTTTGGCTTCCGTAAAAACTTATCTGACGGCGGTAGCATCGGTGATACAGTGTTTAGCGATCGCAACGGTAACGGTATTCAAGACAACAATGAACCCGGAATTCCTAATGTCCTGTTGACTCTGACTCTACCAGGAACTGACGGGATTTTGGGCAATGACGATGACACAACGCAAACAACAACTACCAACGACAACGGTAATTACAATTTCCAAAATCTCCCAGCAGGTAACTACAAAGTCACGGTCACTCCACCTGCAGATTTTCCAGAAATTACCACCGGTAATCTCCAAGTTCATCTGAGTCTCGCAGCGAGGGAATCGCGGACGGATGTTGACTTTGGTTTCAAGCGATCGCTCAATGGTTCTATAGGTGATTTTGTCTTTAACGATCAAAATCGAGATGGTGCGTTAAATTCCGGTGACATAGGTTTACCAAATGTCAAGTTAACTCTGAAAAATACCGATGGTGAGATAGTTGCTACCACCACCAGCGATCGCAACGGTAACTATCTCTTTACCGATTTACCGTTAGGAAGCTACACGGTAGAAGTCTCACAATTGGACAACTTCAACTCCACGACCAAAACTATTTTGTTTGTGAACTTAACAACAGATGCACCAGATAATCTAGACATTGATTTTGGTTTTGCTAATAACAACTTAGTCCCAGAAGAAGTTAGTTTGCGATTAGTGAAACGAATTACCGCCGTCCTCAAAAACGATGGTCAACGTTTCCAATACAGCAGCTTCATCGATGATCCCAACGATAAAGATGACGAACAAATACAACCAAATCCTCTTGGTCAATATGAATTATTAACACGTTTATCCAGCGGTGACGAAGTAGAATATACCATCTATTTCCGCACTGGTCAGGCTTTAGAAAATCTCACCATCTGTGACTTAATTCCTCAAGGTACAACTTATGTTAATAACAGTATTTCTGTTACTAATGTTGGTTTTGGTGCAGAGCAAGGTAGATTTTTTTCGCCTTTAACGCCCTTAGAAGATGTTCCACAAAGTCAAGCTTGTGAGAATCGTCATAATATTAATGGAACGGTGATTGTTAAATTAGGAAACATAGCTGGAGGACAATTTGGGCTGGTGAGGTTTCGTGTCAAAATTGATTGAAAAATGGGAAGTTTAGAGTCAATTTTTTGGTGTTGAGGCTTGTTTAATACCAATTCGCAATTCGCAATTCGCAATTAATAAATTCAGATTGTATCTAGGTTTCAAGGTTTGAATCTGTTGCCGAATTTTAGAGAATTGGTATAAATTGAATTTAAACGCAAAGTCACGCGGAGAGAACTTGCGTGCGCGGGTTTCCGAGGCAGTGCGTTGCGGAGAGAAGCGCCGTGCGGGGGTTCCCCCCGTTGAGGCGACTTCGGGGGGTTCCCCCCGTTGTAGCAACTGCCGTCGCGTTGAGCAAAGTTCGGGAGGTAAGCGCAAAGGAATGTGAGGTAGTTATGGTTTTGTGGAGGGGGTGGGTCTGGGTTGAGAGAGTGTTTGTTTGGCTAGGTTATCGGCAGCTTGTTTAAATAATGGTTCTAGTTTTTCCTGCCAATATTTAATGTTGGGCAACTTTTCGGGATTGTCTCTAAATGCTAGAACTTTATCCCATTGTCCTTGTTCAATGGCGGTGTTGATATCGTTGAATATAGCATCTGCTTTTGCCCAGTCTTGTTGCCATTGGGCAATCATTGCGGCTGTTTCTTGGAAGCTAGAAGCGGCATTTTCTGGAAGAGATTTCAACAGGGCGATCGCTCCTGGTAAATCTCCTGACTCATACTTTTGTTGTGCTTTTTCTAAGATGGCTTTACTGTTATCAATCGGTTGAGATTTTTCGGTGTTAGCGATGAAGGGTTCGGTGCTGAATGGTTCTGGTTTTTTAGTTGCAGAAGTTACTGAATTGACAAGTTTTGGTTTTGGTTGAGTAGCGATTAAGGTATTATCGTCTACTGTTTTGATAGCGATGTTTTTTTCTTGGAGACATGATACCCATTGCTGATTATTATTAATTACATCAGCGTGCGCCCAAGCCACGTTTCCTGAGTTGAGTTTCAGTTCCACCCAACCCCGTTTTGTTTGTTTGCCGGTGACTACAAATTTGGTGTCTTTAGCGATTGTTTGGACAATATTATCAGCATTAATTGAACTGGGTTCGGAACGAATATTAGAATTGCCTACAACTACTGCTGCACATTGGTTGCCGGAGAGTATATCACCACCAGTCCAATTGCTAGCTAAATTTTTCACATTCGGATAAACGTGAGAGACTAAAGCTGCCGCACCACCTGCTAATAATAGACCCACGCACAATGGTAAGGGGTCTGGTTTACTGGTGTCTTGGCGGGGAGGTTTCGCTACTGCTCGATTCACCGGCGCCACGGCGATGGTTTGTTGGCGCGATTCTGGGAATGGTTGGGGCGTAGGTCTGTTGTTGACGGTGTGGGAAGCTTTTTGGGGTGCGGAAATGGCAGAGACGGGGTTAAAGACTTCCTGGAGGGCTTGTAGTGCAGCTTTGGCGCTTTGATAGCGGTCTTTGAAGTGATAGCGCACCATTGTGCTTAATATTGCTGCTAACCGAGAACTCACGGGTGCTAAATGTTGCCAGATAATTTCACCTGTGTCTTGGTCTTCTTCTAATTGGGCGGCGGGGATTCCTGTCAGGGCTTGAATGGCAATGATTCCCAAGGAATAAATATCACTGTTGGGGCGGGGTTTGCCTTGTCCTTGTTCCGTAGGCATGTAACCAGGTGTGCCGATTACTACCGTGGCGGTGGGTTGTCCGGCGACTGTGGCGATGGGATTTCGCAGTTGTTTGACTGCACCAAAGTCTACTAAAACTAATTGATTATCGGCGGTGCGACGGATGATGTTATCGGGTTTGATATCGCGGTGAATCACGCCTTGGCTATGGACAAATTCGAGAATACCTAAGACTTCTTGTAATAGTTGAATTACTTGGTTTTCACTCCAGCGCTTACCGGGTAAAAGTTCTTCACCGAGGGTGTTTCCTTCGATAAATTCTTGAACTAAATAAAATTCTTGGTTTTCGTCAAAGTATGCTAAGAGTCTGGGTATTTGATGGTGATTACCCAAATGCTCTAGGGTTTCGGCTTCGCTGTGGAACAGACGCTTGGCGGTGTCAAAAACTTTGGGGTCGGAACTGGCGGGTTTGAGGTGTTTGACCACGCAAATCGGGTTTCCTGGCCGCCTAGTATCTTGGGCAATATAGGTTTGACCAAATCCTCCGGTAGCGAGGACTCTAATTACTTGGTAGCGATGGTCTAGTAGTTTGCCGATCATATCCCCTCCCCAGGGTTAACACCTAAGTTTTGCCGATGGTGATCAATATCTCCAAATTTTCTGTGATCAAATCCGCTATCTTGAGAAAAGATTTGGAAAAAATACGCACTTTTTCATCAATGCCAAATTGTGAACTTTTTTTGCAATATCCTCTTGATTACCAATGCCACCTAAAATAAACAATTCAGTTGCATGGCAGCAGGCTGAACTCCTCATGCAACCTGCTTTCATTCGTGTGGTCGATAATATTCGCAAGCACCTAGATGTGTCTCCTTGGACGGGGACTTACCATGATGTCCTAGTTTGGCCTGCGGGGACGACTGAAGAAACAAAAGCGATCGTCACGGAGTTGTTGCAAGAAATGGAAACCGCAACACCTGACCGAGGAGATGTCATCAGAGAGTATCTGGCGCGGATGCCAATGCCCCATCCAGGATATCATCTGCGTTTACAGCGTCAAGGGCAGGAGGTCAGCATTGATTTGTGGGAATTGTGTTATCAAATATGTTTTTTGAATTACACACCAGAGCAAGAAGTAGCTGATATTGATACTAGTTTAATTGATGAAAGGGGGGAGGTGGATTGGTTGCGTTTGGAGGCGAAAACTAAGGAGACAGTGGGTGAGGTATTTGCTAATTTATCGGCATAGGAAAATAAATGCGATTGATTTTATACAGTAAACCCGGTTGTCATTTGTGTGAGGGTTTGCAGGAAAAGTTGACACAAATTGTGGAAATGGGCAACTTTGCGGCTCTAGAGTTAGAAGTGCGGGATATTACAATTCGTGAAGATTGGTTACTGGCTTATCAGTATGAAGTGCCAGTTTTATTTTTAGTTAACCATGAACAGCTAGGCGCGGTGGAACAACCTTTACCGCGTCCTTCTCCCCGTGCTAGTGTGCAACTTTTGGAGCGAATGCTGCATCAGTATTTATCCAATTAGCAGAAAATAATGCAGAATAAGCGCAAGTGAAGTGTGTGACGAGGTTCACAAGATGAAATTGCGGGAATTGTTGGCAGCGGTGGATGGAATTGAGCAGTTACCTGATGCTCCTGGTTTTGGGGATGTGCAGGTAACAGGTTTAAAAACGAATTCTCATGCTTGCGGTGTGGGAGATTTGTTTATAGGGATGCCGGGATTAAGGGTGGATGGTGGGGAATTTTGGCCGAGTGCTCTAGCTGCTGGTGCGGTGGGGGCGATTGTGTCTGTTGAAGCTTTGCAAAAACAGCCGCCTCATTCTCAGGCTTTGGTAATCAGTGCGGCTAATATGGCTCAAGTTTGTGGTCAGATAGCCAGCGCTTTTTACGGTTATCCTGGGCACAAGTTACAGTTGGTCGGTGTGACTGGTACTAATGGTAAAACTACGACTACTCATTTAATTGAGTTTTTGTTAACTAGGGCTAATTTACCCACGGCTTTGATGGGGACGCTTTACACTCGCTGGCCTGGTTTTGAGCAAACTGCTATCCACACGACGCCGTTTGCGGTGGAATTACAACAGCAACTGGGAGAAGCTGTCGCTGCTGGTTGTGAGTTTGGGGTGATGGAGGTGAGTTCCCATGCTTTAGCTCAGGGGCGAGTTTTGGGTTGTCAATTCCGGGTGGGTGTGTTCAGTAATTTGACTCAAGACCATCTGGATTATCACCGGGATATGGAAGATTATTTTGCGGCGAAGGCGTTGTTGTTTAGTCCTGATTATCTCCAGGGACGAGCAATTATTAATGCTGATGATGGTTATGGTAAACGTTTAATTGCTGGCTTGAGTCGGGAGCGGGTTTGGAGCTACAGCGTCAATGATAACAGTGCAGATTTATGGATGAGTGATTTAAAAACTCAGCCGAACGGTGTCAGCGGGATTTTGCATACACCCCATGGTGATGTGGCGTTGCGATCGCCTTTGGTTGGTCAATATAATTTAGAAAATCTGTTGGCTGCGGTAGGTGCGGTTTTAGATTTGGGGTTAGATTTACAGTTAGTGGCGGCGACTGTATCTGAGTTTCCCGGTGTTCCTGGGAGAATGGAGCAGGTACAAATCGTTCCTGAACAAGATATCAGCGTGATTGTTGATTATGCTCACACTCCAGATAGTTTAGAAAATTTGCTCAAAGCTGCGCGTCCATTTATTCCTGGTCGGGTGATTTGTGTGTTTGGCTGTGGGGGCGATCGCGATCGCACCAAGCGTCCGAAAATGGGTAAAATCGCCGCTGAGTTAGCCGATGTGGCGGTGGTAACATCCGATAATCCCCGGACTGAAGACCCGGAACGAATTTTGCAAGATGTATTAGCGGGGATTCCTGACTCTATCACACCGATTGTGATTAGCGATCGCGCTACCGCTATCCGAACTGCAATTCTCCAAGCCCAACCGGGAGATGGCGTCTTGTTAGCTGGTAAGGGTCATGAAGACTATCAAATTCTGGGAACCGAAAAAATCCACTTTGACGACCGAGAACAAGCGCGAGAGGCTTTACAGGCTAGATTGAGTAGTCAAAATTAATCAACACAGCAGACATCAGCAATAGACCAAAAGCCCCTGCGGGAGGAACGGGAACTGTTCACAGTTAAGAGTTCCTATTCCCTATTCCCCGCGATGCACTGAAGCTCACTCGAAGTGTCCCCTGTTCCCTCTTTCAGCTAAATTCTATATTTAGAAACTTCAAATCAGCTTGCCACGGTTGATGCTAAATGATAAACTCCATTAGCCTCATCAGTAATGATTAATTAAATGAACAAATTTAAATATTACTAATATTGGCAATAGGGATATAAAGAGTTGATTATGGAAAGAACACAGATACATTCAATTCTGTTAAATTGCATAATTATTCGTAATTAATATTTACTTCCGAAGATTGTTTGTCATAAATTTACATATATCTCTTATCAAAGTCATTCTTTATTCTCCCTGGTTGTGGTTGACTCATGAATGAATCTCTGGCTCAGGATTTATCCCTCTATCAGATAGCTTTGGGAGTGCAAGAGCCTCCCCAGCAACTATGCCTCAGTCCGGCGACTCTGCTATCATTAGTCAAATCACAAATTGACTTATTGATTGAGCGGCAAATTCAAGCTACTGTGTGGGTGAAGCTGCCACCAGGAAAAATTTGGTATTCAGAATTAACTCGTTATCAATCTTCTGTAAATGCTGCTAATGTCATTTATAATTGCCAATTAATAGAGAGAAGGAGAGACAGAAATTCATCTAGTTCTCCGTCCCCAATTCATATAAAAGCGCGGGAAGAATTCCGCACAGAGAAGACATTGATTAATCAAGTAGGTGTGCAGTTGTTACCAAATAGGTCACTGCAACGAGAATATTTTTTACTTGTGTTGTCACCGCAGTTTAGCAGTTTAATTGTGGCTCGTAGACCATTAAAAAGACGCAAAACCCGCTTGCTACCGAGAACTAACACTACTAAAACCCCTCCATTGCTGACAATAACTACCTTAGAAAATAAGGTAATTCAGGAAGTATTAGATGGGATAAAACAACAGGTGAGAACGCCAGCAGTATCGGCGATCGCCCAGACTGATTTTATTTGCTCCACCACACCAGAACCAGCCTTAATCAGTCAATTATTAGCGCAACAACTACAACGGCAAAACGAAGTTAATCGCCAAATTATAACTCGGCAACTAGGAAAATTACGACAACAAAATCAACAATTGCAAAAAAAAGAGCAACTCAAAGATGAATATTTAAGCAACGTCTGCCAAGAATTGCGGACACCTCTGACACATATGAAAACATCCCTGTCGTTGTTAAATTCTCCTAATCTCAAGCCGCAGCAAAAACAACGATATTTCCAGATGCTAAATACACAGTGCGATCGCCAAAATTCCCTAATTAGTGGTTTATTGGCTCTAGTGAATCTAGAACGGAATTTAGCGGGGATGGCGTTGGAGACAGTACACCTGTCAGATATAGTACCCGGCGTAGTTAGTACTTACCAACCAGTAGCACAAGAAAAAGGCATCATGCTAGCCTACACCATACCCACCGAACTTCCACCCGTGCGGTGTGTGAGCGGTGGAGTCCGGCTGATCGTCATTAATTTGCTACACAATAGTATTAAGTTTACTACTAACGGTGGTCAAGTGTGGGTGCGGGCACGTGCCCACGGCGATTATGTGCAATTAGAATTCCGTGACACAGGTGTGGGGATTGCAGAAAATGAAATTCCCAAAATCTTTGACAGCTTTTACCGGGCGCGTTCTAGCGCTACCGAAGACTCTAACGCTCCTGGATTAGGCTTGACAATTGTGCAGCAATTACTTTGGCGCTCTGGTGGCTCAATTTCCGTGAAAAGCAAGCTGTATGAAGGTTCCAGCTTTGTAGTCCAGCTAGCGATCGCTCGTGACTCTGTGAGAATATAAGCTTACATGTAGAGACGTAAAATTTTACGTCTCCACAAAAATTTTGGTGCAATGCCAAATTGTTTTCATACCTTCCATCACCAACGCCTTAATTTAAACATTTTTGAGCTTGGTCACTTCCAAAGGCAAGAAAATAGTCATAACTTCCCCATATTGAGGACGCTCACGCACAATTAATTTACCACCAATCGCTTGAAATAAATGCTTTGTCGCCGCAATATTGAGACTAATTGTCCCCGTTTCCGGTTGAAACATCAGCAATTGACCAAGCGCTCTGCGGATTGGTGGCTTTGCTGGTGTAGCGGTTTTACTGGTATCTTTGCACTGGGGTTGGGGCGATAATTGCAGTTTGAGTTGATCTCCAGCCGGAATCACCTGTACTTGAATGTGGCTACCTGGAGGTAAGCTGCGAGTGAAATTCTCCATCAAACCAGTGAGAACCTGATCGAGCATATTCGGATTGCTGACCACGGTTGGTAGTTGTTGAGGTAAAACCACATCTAGAGTTAAGTTTCGCCGTTGCGCTGCTTGTTGCCAACGAGGTATACTCTGCACCAACACTTGATCTAAAGACATCGGTGTCAATTGAGAGCGTGTAGGTTTCACCGTCGTGGAGGTTTCTAATTCCGCTGCTTTAAACAGCAATTCCATCCTGTCGATTTGCTCAGTGCACTCATGATCAATCACTTCTAGACGACTGATCACATTCGCAGGTAAATCGCGCCGCTTCAACAGCAGACGTGTCATCGTGCGAATTGTGGTCAAAGGGGTGCGAACTTCATGAGCAAAAGCTTGCAGCAATTCTACATCAGAACGGGGAGGCGAAGAAGAAAGAGGAGCACAGGGGTAAGAAGAGAAATTTCCTTTATCTTCCCGCAATTCTTCCTTGCTAACTTCCGGTTGTGTTAATTCTTGCAGTAAAAACTGGCTGAATTGGCAGACAATCTGATAGTGTGGGGCTATTGGCGAATATTGTTCAGCTACAGTGTCCAGTTCTGTAAAAAAATCTGGATTAGTCAGCATGACTCGTGCTCCTAAAGCTTGCCAAGCCCGCCGCACTACCTCTGGATCAAAAGAAAAAGAAAATGTTTTCTGACCGTTGTGGTGATTTGCTAATACTAAAACTAGGCGAAATTTATCTGTAAAAACTAAGCAAAACTGCTCCCTGGCCAAAGGATCGGCTGGTAGTAAAGGTAGCACCGATTCATGAGGAGAGACTTCATCTATTGTAGCGATCGCCGCTGGCATCTGAAACGGCATCAGCGCCAAAGGGTTAAATGGTTTAGCGGTAAAAGTTACTGTTTGTAAACTCTGAGTCAGTTGTGGCTGACTGAACAGGGGTGCTGGCGCAGCTAAGACCAATCCTTGGGTTTTTTCACTTGGAACAGTTGCTAATGTCTGCATCAGCAGGTGTTCTGTCGCTGCTAGACTGACGCGCCATTGCTGTTCTGCTTTGGTTGGTGAACACTCAGCCACATTTGATTGGCTTTCGGCTAAGATTTCGCTAAGACTTGGCAATATCCATTCGTACACAAGCTTTCACCCCTTAATTGCATAATGACCAACAGCTTCTAGGTCAGGCATTCCCGTACTAATTATGAGGTTATAGTTATTTCTGCACTAGCGAAAGTCGTAGAACCGAACAACATGGGCGCAATTCCCCCTAGGGCGTGTTTTCATTAAGAGGGAACAGGGAACTCTTAACAGGGAACAGGGAAATCCCCATATTTAAAGGGGATTTGAAGCGGACGTATTTTGTCTGGCGCTGTGCGTCACAAAAAAAATGTTTTTATTTTTTTCATCAATAAATTCAGGGGCTTCAAACCCATATTCTTCGGGGCTTGGTGACATCCTATACTGCCACGAATTTAAATTATTTATTAACTAATAAAAACAAACTATTGCCAATCCAATCAACTAGACAATTAAGTAAGTTGATTTTTCATTAAGACTACTGAATATCAATGCTATTTTTTATCTCAATTTCTCTTTTGCGTCTATATCCTTTCTTCAGTCAAAGCATAATTGCTCATAAAACCCCGACATCAAAAGACTTTCAAGTTTATTACTTGCCAGATCATAAGATTATATGAAAAAATGTGTTAAATCTGTGCAAATTTGATAGCATCAATTAACCATTGTTGGCTGCATACTCGCTCTTTGCATCTAACACTTGGTATCTAATGTCAAGCTATACTCAACAGGATAATGTACTGAAATAAAATTGGTTATTTTGTGGCATCTATACCAATTTAAATTTTCAGTAACCTGATTGTTTTAGCTGTTCTGTGATGACAAATTTAATTGTTATTTAACATTCGCTCCTCAACGTGACACACAACTGAATTAATTCCATCAAGTACCTGGAGGGGAGACGAAACAGCCTAAAAAGCTTGGTGTATAAGATGGGTAGCGTTTTGTGATAGAAAAAGGTAGGTCTAGTTTTGTCAATAAGACCTACTTAATGATAATGTTAGCTATATTGTACCAAAAGCACTTAAAAAGTCAATTGAGTTTAGCAGAATATCTGTTGCTAAAAATTTTGATACATCTGTTGCAGTCAATCAAAGAAGTAACTTTAGAAAAATTAGCGAATGCGCTACCTTTGGGAATTAAATTTGAAAGCAGAAGAAAAAGAATACAAAGATTTTTATCATTACCAAATCTCACAATTGAAAAAGTTTGGTTGCCAATTATTCAAGAACTAATAGCAAACTACTTCCAGAATGAAAAAATTATTTATATAGCAATTGATAGGACTAATTGGAGTCGGATAAACTTATTAATGGTCAGCGTGATTTGGGATAAAAGAGCCATACCAATATATTTTAGTTTGCTGCCCAAATTAGGTAGTAGTAATCTCACGGAACAGCAGAAAATATTATCGCCAGTTATAGCAATATTGAAAGATTATAAAATCTGTGTGTTGGGGGATAGAGAATTTTGCTCGGTAAAACTAGCAAAGTACCTTCAGAGCAAGGATGTATATTTTTGTTTGCGATTGAAAAAGAATGAATTTGTAGAAATTAAACAAGATATGTTTATGGAGTTAAGCAGTTTAGGATTAACTCCTGGAGTATCTTTTTTATCAAGGGAGTTAAGGTAACAAAGACTCAGGGTTTTATCAGTTTTAATGTGGCTGGTAAGTGGCAACGTAAAATTAACGGAGTAGCACCCAAAGAAGCATGGTTTATTTTAACAAATTTTGACACCCTAGAGTCAGCAATTGCTGCTTACAAAAAGCGATTTGATATTGAAGAAATGTTTAGAGATTTCAAAACAGGTGGCTATAACTTAGAAAACACTAATGTTCAAGGTGAACGTTTTATTTCTCTAGTTTTGTTGATAGCGATCGCTTACACCTCTGCAACAATTAATGGTCAACTTATTAAACGCAAAGGAATCCAAAAATATATAGCTCGGATTAAAGAAAGGAGTCGTTCTCAACGGAGACACAGTAGTTTTTATATCGGCTTATATGGTCAAACATGGGTACATTTCAAGGATAGCTGTATTGATTTAGTCACACAATTAATGAGAATTAATCGTAATAAGTGGAAGCATTATCAACAAGGTTTAAGAGCCATGAAGCTTATTGAATCTATATTGTAGCTTATTTCGTCTCCCCTTCAGTACACAAACATAAGTCTGTTCTCGCTCTATCTGAGAGCGTAAGAAAAATATCGGACAAGCCACCATTAGAAAATGCAGTAAAATTACCTTGCTAGGTTCATCTTCTAGTAGTCTGGAACCTTTAAGCGCTCCTGGAATCATAAACTGAGAAATGAATGCTGTTTCTGGGAATTGCTCTGTTGGCTCTTGTGAAGAATTTTTGAGTTTTTCTAGCAACCCCGTCCCTTGAGCTTTTTGATGTGCATAACTATCAATAGCTTTATAGGTCAATTTTTGAGGTGATGCTGACTCTGCTACTTTTACGTCAAAGCTTCGCGGAGTTTTCTCGCCAGGGCGCATCTTGGGATGCTGTAAAAAGGTAGCACATAATCCGTTATGAATTGCAATTTTTAATTCTATTTCGTCAGACGGAATGAACTGCCCTGGTAAATCTATGATTTTTTCAGAAGTTAACCTAAAGGAAGCTTCCAGGATTTGTTTTAAAGCTGAATGATCTGTAAGATTATCCCAATATAAGCGAACTTGTAGGCGTTCTACTTCAGTTTTAATATCCATTGGTGCTGCATTTCCCCAAGCCCGAATTGTTGCTGCTAGCCCTCCTAAAGCAGCACGGTGGTAAATCGTATAGCCTAGATCATCTAATCGGTATAATAATTCCAGTCCCATTTTATTAATTTATAGGTACAAAAATGCCACAGCCCATACGGTGTTTTCCACCTAATCCATGTTGTTGTAACTTTAGAGAGTCTTTTGGGTTGAGACCGGAAATTTCCACCCCAAAACCAACATTAATATGCCCTTTAATTTGAATGACTCGCCGTGCCAAACCTCCAGATGGATTTGAAGCAATGCTTACATCACCTTTGATTCCTAAATGAACA is a genomic window of Fortiea contorta PCC 7126 containing:
- a CDS encoding SdrD B-like domain-containing protein, translating into MQLLFSHLPTVKSTFLTALLTSLQVLFPVSSTLATEICPPGTKPITIYRNKSKFPNIDRKGKAKIICVATGTIGDTVFSDINANHQQDAEEPGIGGVDVYLRDLHDNVISTTTTDSNGKYSFSDLLPGSYTVTVPHIPDGFTPTLIPPHPITLTDGQHFDQADFGFRPPSNGWIGDTVFRDRNGNGIQDNNEPGIPDVKVTLTLADGTTRSTTTDGNGLYSFSHLPPGAYQVAADVPPRHVLTTGVNPFHINLLPNQHLDHADFGFRKNLSDGGSIGDTVFSDRNGNGIQDNNEPGIPNVLLTLTLPGTDGILGNDDDTTQTTTTNDNGNYNFQNLPAGNYKVTVTPPADFPEITTGNLQVHLSLAARESRTDVDFGFKRSLNGSIGDFVFNDQNRDGALNSGDIGLPNVKLTLKNTDGEIVATTTSDRNGNYLFTDLPLGSYTVEVSQLDNFNSTTKTILFVNLTTDAPDNLDIDFGFANNNLVPEEVSLRLVKRITAVLKNDGQRFQYSSFIDDPNDKDDEQIQPNPLGQYELLTRLSSGDEVEYTIYFRTGQALENLTICDLIPQGTTYVNNSISVTNVGFGAEQGRFFSPLTPLEDVPQSQACENRHNINGTVIVKLGNIAGGQFGLVRFRVKID
- a CDS encoding serine/threonine protein kinase, whose product is MIGKLLDHRYQVIRVLATGGFGQTYIAQDTRRPGNPICVVKHLKPASSDPKVFDTAKRLFHSEAETLEHLGNHHQIPRLLAYFDENQEFYLVQEFIEGNTLGEELLPGKRWSENQVIQLLQEVLGILEFVHSQGVIHRDIKPDNIIRRTADNQLVLVDFGAVKQLRNPIATVAGQPTATVVIGTPGYMPTEQGQGKPRPNSDIYSLGIIAIQALTGIPAAQLEEDQDTGEIIWQHLAPVSSRLAAILSTMVRYHFKDRYQSAKAALQALQEVFNPVSAISAPQKASHTVNNRPTPQPFPESRQQTIAVAPVNRAVAKPPRQDTSKPDPLPLCVGLLLAGGAAALVSHVYPNVKNLASNWTGGDILSGNQCAAVVVGNSNIRSEPSSINADNIVQTIAKDTKFVVTGKQTKRGWVELKLNSGNVAWAHADVINNNQQWVSCLQEKNIAIKTVDDNTLIATQPKPKLVNSVTSATKKPEPFSTEPFIANTEKSQPIDNSKAILEKAQQKYESGDLPGAIALLKSLPENAASSFQETAAMIAQWQQDWAKADAIFNDINTAIEQGQWDKVLAFRDNPEKLPNIKYWQEKLEPLFKQAADNLAKQTLSQPRPTPSTKP
- a CDS encoding glutaredoxin family protein produces the protein MRLILYSKPGCHLCEGLQEKLTQIVEMGNFAALELEVRDITIREDWLLAYQYEVPVLFLVNHEQLGAVEQPLPRPSPRASVQLLERMLHQYLSN
- a CDS encoding UDP-N-acetylmuramoyl-L-alanyl-D-glutamate--2,6-diaminopimelate ligase, which encodes MKLRELLAAVDGIEQLPDAPGFGDVQVTGLKTNSHACGVGDLFIGMPGLRVDGGEFWPSALAAGAVGAIVSVEALQKQPPHSQALVISAANMAQVCGQIASAFYGYPGHKLQLVGVTGTNGKTTTTHLIEFLLTRANLPTALMGTLYTRWPGFEQTAIHTTPFAVELQQQLGEAVAAGCEFGVMEVSSHALAQGRVLGCQFRVGVFSNLTQDHLDYHRDMEDYFAAKALLFSPDYLQGRAIINADDGYGKRLIAGLSRERVWSYSVNDNSADLWMSDLKTQPNGVSGILHTPHGDVALRSPLVGQYNLENLLAAVGAVLDLGLDLQLVAATVSEFPGVPGRMEQVQIVPEQDISVIVDYAHTPDSLENLLKAARPFIPGRVICVFGCGGDRDRTKRPKMGKIAAELADVAVVTSDNPRTEDPERILQDVLAGIPDSITPIVISDRATAIRTAILQAQPGDGVLLAGKGHEDYQILGTEKIHFDDREQAREALQARLSSQN
- a CDS encoding DICT sensory domain-containing protein, with product MNESLAQDLSLYQIALGVQEPPQQLCLSPATLLSLVKSQIDLLIERQIQATVWVKLPPGKIWYSELTRYQSSVNAANVIYNCQLIERRRDRNSSSSPSPIHIKAREEFRTEKTLINQVGVQLLPNRSLQREYFLLVLSPQFSSLIVARRPLKRRKTRLLPRTNTTKTPPLLTITTLENKVIQEVLDGIKQQVRTPAVSAIAQTDFICSTTPEPALISQLLAQQLQRQNEVNRQIITRQLGKLRQQNQQLQKKEQLKDEYLSNVCQELRTPLTHMKTSLSLLNSPNLKPQQKQRYFQMLNTQCDRQNSLISGLLALVNLERNLAGMALETVHLSDIVPGVVSTYQPVAQEKGIMLAYTIPTELPPVRCVSGGVRLIVINLLHNSIKFTTNGGQVWVRARAHGDYVQLEFRDTGVGIAENEIPKIFDSFYRARSSATEDSNAPGLGLTIVQQLLWRSGGSISVKSKLYEGSSFVVQLAIARDSVRI